In the genome of Kiritimatiellia bacterium, one region contains:
- a CDS encoding DUF1080 domain-containing protein, with product MSTWSRSMVTAVMALGTALAAAEPPEGFRALFNGRDFTGWILPEGDQGHWRVEGGVIDYDARSEAQGDKNLWTEQEFGDFTLIVEWRIKETPYLNPRVAYVLPDGTHARDVRGQPLRLTLPDSDSGIYLRGSPKHQVNIWCWPIGSGEMYGVRMDPKMPPAVRAAVTPRTQADRPVGEWNRFEITVRGRTVSVKLNEVLVIPAVEIPDLPERGRIALQHHGNLVNGEWTSPPSLVQFRNIWIREY from the coding sequence ATGAGCACCTGGTCCAGGTCGATGGTGACCGCGGTAATGGCGCTGGGCACGGCGTTGGCGGCGGCCGAACCGCCGGAGGGGTTCCGGGCACTGTTCAACGGTCGTGATTTCACCGGTTGGATCCTACCGGAGGGGGACCAGGGCCACTGGAGGGTCGAGGGCGGAGTGATTGACTACGACGCGCGCAGTGAGGCCCAGGGAGATAAGAACCTCTGGACGGAGCAGGAGTTTGGTGATTTTACGCTGATCGTCGAGTGGCGGATCAAGGAAACCCCTTACCTAAATCCGCGGGTCGCCTATGTGCTGCCCGATGGGACGCACGCGCGCGATGTGCGCGGGCAACCTCTCCGGCTCACTCTGCCGGACTCCGATTCCGGCATCTACCTGCGCGGGTCGCCCAAGCATCAGGTCAACATCTGGTGCTGGCCGATCGGTTCGGGCGAAATGTACGGTGTGCGGATGGATCCGAAGATGCCGCCGGCGGTGCGCGCCGCTGTCACGCCGCGCACGCAGGCCGACCGGCCGGTTGGGGAGTGGAACCGATTCGAGATCACCGTTCGCGGGCGGACCGTGTCGGTAAAACTGAACGAGGTGCTGGTGATTCCGGCTGTCGAGATCCCCGATCTTCCCGAGCGCGGGCGCATTGCGCTGCAGCATCACGGGAACCTGGTGAACGGCGAATGGACGAGCCCGCCGAGCCTCGTTCAGTTCCGCAACATCTGGATCCGGGAATACTGA